AGCCGCGTGCCGGAGCGCGCGGCCCGCGAAGCCGCGGAGATCCAGGCCCGGCTGCCAGCCAAGGGCACGCAGCCGGCCATGCGTGCGGGCCGTGACGCGCCGATCCTGGACGTGGCCCGCAAGCCGCAGAAGGCCCGTCCCGCTCCGGCTAACTGACGCCGGCGGAGGTACGTGAAAAGAGGGAGCGCCCTGGCCTGGGCGCTCCCTCTTGCTTCGTACCCGCGGGCAGCCGTCAGGCCGCGGCGGCCGCGCGGGGAGCGGCGCCGGTGCGCTCCAGCTGGCGCTCGCGCAGGCGGCCGCCGAGCCAGGCGTACGGCATCACCAGCGCGATGGCGAGGACGTGGTACCAGGCCGGGGCGTGGTCCCACCGCGCGATGCTCCCCGCGATGTTGAAGGCCAGCCCCAGCACGCCCAGTACCAGGGCGTGCGCCATGGGCCGGTTCGGCGCCAGCCGCGCGGCCACGTAGCATCCAAAGATCGCGAACACCGCCACGTACCCCTGCACCAGGAGGAGCACCGGCGTGCTGCCCACCGCGCCCCGAGCGTCGAAGGCGCCCGGCATGACGGCGCGGAGCACCATGTCTCCGCTGACGGAAAGCACACCGATGAGCACGAAGCCGAGGACGACCGCGCCGATGCTGCGCATCATGGGGGAACCTCCAAGAAGGATTGGGGAGCCGCGGGGAGAGGAAACCCGCCGAAGATGCGCGCCGCTCCCGACACGCGCAACGATCCCGTCGCGGCGCGGTGCATCGCCACTCTTCCCCACCGTCCGGCCGCGTCGCATATTGCCCGGCCGGCCTCCGCCTGCTACACCCCCGGCCGTCCATCCCGCCCGACGCAGGCGCATCCCGCGCCCGCGGCTCCCCGCCCCCCGGAGTGCCATGCGCAGCCTCTCCATCGCCCGAGTCCTGTTCGCCGCCGCCATCGCCATCGCCGCCGGCTCGCCCGCCGCCGCGCAGGTGGAGCGCGTAGGGACGCCCATCACCGGGCGGCCGCCGATGCGCGTCATCCCGGTCGCGCCAACGCCGCGCCCGGACGTGCCCCTGCTGATCGGCCTGTACAGCGGGCACGCGATCCGGATCGACAACATGGCCGGCGCGGCGGTGCAGGAGCTCGCGAACGATTTCCGCAGGGGGCCCGAGACGACGGCGCCGCGCCTGGGGCTGGGGCCGCAGGGGCGGCTCGTGGCGCTGATTCCGGGAGGGATTCCGCAGAACCGCGTCCTCCTCCCCACCCCCGGCTGGCAGGTGATCGACGGGCGGCTCAACCAGACCACCGACTTCGACCTGGACGCCTCGGGGCTGGTGATGTACGGGGTGTCGAGCTCCACGAAGCAGATCTTCCGCTACGACATGGCGAGCCGCGACCTGCGCCTGGTGGGCGGGCCGGGGACGGGGCCGGGGCAGCTGGCGTACCCGGAGCACACGGCCATCGACCCGATGGGGCGGATCTACGTTGCGGACGGCAGCCGCATCGTGCGCATGAACGACATCACCGGCAACGGGTGGACGGCGTTCGGGTCGCACGGGGGCGGGAGGGGCCAGTTCAACTCCATCACGGGGCTCGCGGTGGACAGCAAGGGGCGGATCTACGCATCCGACTACTTCAACAACCGCATCGTAAAGATCGACGACATCACGGGTGCCGGATGGGCGGAGTACAGAACCGGGATCAGCCACCCGAGGGGTGTCGCCACGGACATGTTCGACCGCCTGTACGTCGCGCTGCCGAGGTCCGACCGCGTGCTGCGGATGGACGACATCACGGGTGCCGGCCTCAAGCTGTTCGACCTGACACGCGTGCCGGGTTTCACCCGGCCCACGCACGGCGGCCCGGCGTCGATCGTGCCCCTGCGCCCCGGCCGCCGCGACGACATTCCGCGGTAGGTCGCGCGCGTTGGTCCGTGATGGCATGGTTCGTCGCGGGGGCGGACACGGGCAGCCACGTGGGGCAGCCCCTACGGCATCGGTGTGGCGGGCGGGGGTCGAGGCGGGGGCGAGGGTTGGCGCGATGAATCGCGCCCCCACGACGGCATCGGCGCGGCACGCGAACATCCGCCCCCTCTACCGAGAACAGGAGGGCGGAGCCCTCTCCTGTTATCGGGAGAGGGGGCAGTCGAGTGTAACGAGACGGGGGTGAGGGGCCCCCACAATCATTGCAGTCCCCGCCGTCGCGCACTATCCTGCTAGTCTCGCCGTGACCCACCCCCTCCCGTACCATACCCGACGCGCATGACCCACGACGCGTCCACCCTCCCGGACCCGATCCGTTCCGACGCGCTGTGGAGCGCACTCGCCCCCGATGTCGCCCGCGCGCTGGCGGCGGCGGCGAGCACCGTCGCGCTCGGCGAGGGGGAGGCGCTGTTCGGGCCGGGCCAGCCCACGCAGGCGCTCTACTTCGTGCTGGACGGGCGACTGCGAGCGGCCGACCGGGCGCCCGGCGCGCCCGAAGTCACCGTGCGCACCTTCGAGGCGGGGGAGGCGCTGGACGAGATGCAGGTGCTCGCCGGCACCGGCGGGCCGCTGGCGCTGGTGGCGGACTCGCCCGTGCGGCTGGCGTGCGTGGAGGGCCACGACGCGGACCGCCTGGTCGCCGAGTTCCCCGAAATACGCGAAGCGCGCGACCGCGTCCGGCACAGGCAGCTCCTCTGCCGGCTGCACGGGGTGTTCGGCGCGTTCGACCGGGCGCTGCTGGACGACGTGGAGGCGACCGCGGGGTGGCTGCACCGCGCGCGCGGCGAGCTACTCTTCGAGCAGGGCACCCACGCCGGCGAGCTGTACTTCGTGCTCAGCGGGCGGGTGCGCATCGTGGCCTTCGGCGTCGACGACCTGCCGCGCGTGCTGGGCGAGGCGGGGCCGGGGGAGAGCATCGGGGAGGCGGCCTTCTTTGGGAGCGACCGGCGCCCCGAGCGCGTGGAGGCCGTGCGCGACAGCGTCCTGGTCGGCTTCACCCCCGCGGAGTTCGACGCCCTCTCCACCCGCAGGCCGGGGCTGCTGCGCGCGGTCGCCTTCCGGCTGGCGGAGCGGCTGCACCGGCCGCCCGCCTCCGGCCCGCCGCGCGTCTCCGCCGTCGCCATCCTCCCCGCCACGCCGGGGGCGCCGGTGCGCGAGTTCGTGGAGCGGCTGGCGCGGGCGCTGGCTCCGCACGGCTCCGTCCTGCGCCTGGACGCGGCGGAGGTGGAGGCGCGCATGGCCGAGCCCGGGATCGCGCAGGCGTGGGAGAGCGACGAGGTGGCGCACCTCCTGGCCTGGCTGGAGGGGCAGGAGACGGCGAACCGCTTCGTGCTCTACGAGGCGGACGAGCGCCCCACCGCCTGGACCCGCCGCTGCCTGCGCCGCGCCGACCGCGTCCTGCTGGTAGCCGACGCCCGCGCCGATCCGAAGCTCGGCGACCTGGAGCGCTCGCTCGCCGCGGCGGACGACGGGCGGCTCCCCGCGCCGCGCACCCTAATCCTGGTGCACCCCGACGGATCCACGGCGCCTTCGAAGACCCGCGACTGGCTCGCGGACCGGGGCGTGGATGGCCACCAGCACCTGCGCTGGGACCGCGACGGGGACTTCGGGCGGGTGGCGCGCCTCCTCGCCGGGCGCACCGTGGGCGTGGTGCTGGGGGGCGGCGGGGCGCGCGGGCTGGCGCACGTCGGCATGCTGCGCGCGATGGACGAGGCCGGCATCCCAATTGACCTGATCGGCGGCACCAGCATGGGCGCGCTGGTGGCCGCGCAGTACGCGCAGGGGTTCGACGCGGCGCGCATCGTGGAGACCAAGCGCCACGTCTACCTCAAGATGGCGCCGCAGAAGGGATGGACCCTCCCCGTCCTTTCGCTGGTGGGGACGCGCCTCCCCGAGATCACCGGCAAGCAGGTGCACGGCGACCTGGAGGTGGAAGACCTGTGGACACCCTTCTTCTGCGTCTCCAGCGACCTGACGGCGGCCGAGATGGTGGTGCACCGCGAGGGGCTGGTGCGGCGCGTGGTGCTGGCCAGCAGCTCCCTCCCCGCCTTCGCCGTCCCCGTGCTGCATGGCAACCATCTGCTGGTGGACGGCGGGCTGGTGAACAACGTGCCCGTGGACGTGGCGCGGCAGCTTGGGTGCGGCACCGTGTTCGCCGCCGAGGTGTCCATCGAATCCGATGAAGGGTTCACCTGCGAGCGCGTGCCCAGCGTGTGGGAGGTGCTGCGGGCGCGCTTCATGGGCGGGGCGCGCGTGCGCTTCCCCTCGCTCCTCGAAGTCGCGATGCGGGCCACCGTCCTGCAGGCCACCTACCGCCAGCGCGTCACACTGCTGGACGCCGACTTCGCCTTCCGGCCGCCGATCGAGCGGTTCGGGATGATGGACTTCCCGCGCCTGGACGAGATCGTAGAGGCGGGATACGAGCACGCGCGCCAGGCGATCGCCGGGTGGCGCGAAGCAGGCCGGCTGGACGCCCTGCTGGGCCCCCGCGCGGCGCCGTCCCCCACCCTACCCTCCCCCACGCCATGATCGCCACCGCCATCCCCACCCTGCGCCAGGCGGAACGCCGCATCGCCGCCACGGGCGCACCCGCCTTCGCCATTCGCATGATGGACGGCTCGCTCCGCTCCTTTGGGAACGGCGCGCCGGTGTTCACCCTGGTGATCCGCGACAAGCGCGCGGCCGCCGCGCTCGCCTCCATGGACAAGCTGGCGGTGGCGGACGCGTACGTGGACGGGAGCCTGGACGTGGAAGGGGATTTCGAGCGCGCCTTCGAGATCCGCGCGTCGCTCAGCGACCGCCACCCGCTCCGCTACGCATGGCGCTTTCTTCGCCCGCTGATGTTCGGGCGCACGAAGGCGGATGCGGCGTTCATCGCCGAGCACTACGACACCGACTCCGAGTTCTTTCTCAGCTTCCTGGACACGCGCCACCGCTGCTACTCGCAGGGCGTCTTCGAGCACGACGACGAGCCGCTGGAAGACGCCATCACGCGCAAGATCGAGTTCGCGCTGGAGTCCGTGGGCGCGCGGCCAGGGGACCGGGTGCTGGACATCGGCGGCGGGTGGGGGGCGATGACGGAGCACGCGGGCCGCCTGGGGATCCACGTCACCTCGCTGACCATCTCGCGCGTCTCGGAGGAGTTCATCCGCGCCCTGATCGACCGCGAGGGGCTCCCCTGCCGCGTCGTCCGGGAGCACCTGATGGAGCACACTCCGGACGAGCCGTACGACGCCATCGTGAACCTGGGCGTCACCGAGCACCTCCCGGACTATCCCGCCACGCTGAAGAAGTACCAGACGCTGCTGAAGCCGGGAGGCCGCATCTACCTGGATGCCAGCGCCACGCGGCGCAAGCACAGCCACTCCACCTTTTTGGAGCGCCGCGTCTACCCCGGCGACGGCACCCTGATGTGCCTGCACGAGTACCTGGCCGAGGTGGCCGCCACCCCGTTCCAGCTCATCTCGGTGCACGACGACCGCCACAGCTACGAGCTCACCTGCCGCGCCTGGGCGCGCAAGCTGGACCGCGCCCGCGACGAGATCGAGCGCCGCTTCGGCACGCGCCTCTACCGCGTCTTCCGCATCTACCTCTGGGGCTGCGCCGACGCCTTCCGCCGCGACCTGACGCAGGCGTACCGGGTGGTGATGCAGCTGCCGGCGTGAGGGCCCTCACCCCCGTCTCGTTACACTCGACTGCCCCCTCGGCGAAGATGCTTCAGTTCGTGAGCCGGATCGAGAACGCCGTCATGAATGCGGGCTTCCACTCCACTCCGATAGCGGAATCGTCAGTGACCTTGTCCGACACCGGCCCCCCGGCGACCTCCGTCGGATTCCCCAGCAGGAGCCGCTCGCGCCGGCCCATGTGTACACCGGCGGTGAATACCATCCGGTCCAGAAAGCCGAGGCCGGCGCCGAGGAGGAACTCGGGCGAGTTGCTCCCATTCACCGAGCGCACCGCGATCCCCGTGCTTCCAAGGAATGAGACACCGCCACCCCGTACGTCGCGGAACGCCACATTCCCTTGCAGCACGGGTGAGAACCCAAACGTATTGCCGCGCGAGACGTTGGCGTAGGTGGAGTAGACACCCCTTGTCGTGTCCGCGTACGCACGCGTGACGCGCTGGTAGTCCCGCGCGCGGAGCCCGCTCGCCAACGCGCCCGCGCTGAGGAAGAACCGCATTCCGTTCCGCACCGGGAGCGGGATGGTCTGCACCGTCGGGTTCGCGGGCTTCCCATCTGCGGGGTGCAGCTCGCGCCGGGTGAGCACAAGATAGAGGGTGTCCGTGCCCTGCGGTACGAACGGTTCCAGGAACGCGTTGTCCGTACGCTCCGCGAGGGCCCGGACGATCGCATCTGCGCGGGCCATGCGGCGCACGAGCTCCGGGCGTGCGCGCTCGAGGGAATCCAGTGAGGTCCGCGCGCTCTGGAGCGAGGTGCCGAGGCCGACCAGTGTGGCAAGGCTGGTGGCATCAACCCCGTCATCTTCGACCGAGAGCACCGCCGCACGCGCGATGTCGAGAGCCAGTACGGCGGTACTGACATTGCCGGCGAGCCCGGAAAGGTTCGATGTCTCGTCCCACTCGGCGACGACCGCAGAGGCCGGCACGGTACCATCGCAGGTCGGCTTCTCGATGAGCGCCAATGTGGCTTCTAGGCTCGCGACGGTGCTCCGAACCAAGTCCACCGCCGTGATGGCCTCCGTCACCTTGGAACGCGCCGCGTCCACGGTCATTCCGCTCGCGCTTTCGACGAGGTTCTGCAATTCCCGGCCACTGTTCAACCAGTTCGTGCCCAAAGCAGCGCTGTCCGCTGTGCCTGCGGCCGCTGCCTGCGTGGTCGTCGCTGCGGCCGCAGCACCGGGGATCGTGCCCAGGCCAGTGAGCAGGCGTGCGATGTCTACCGAGGCGAGGTGTGGGCGGGCCTCGTAGGCGTAGGAGTAGCACAGTGGATTTTCGTCCAGCAGGCGGATGCGCGCGGTGCGTCCAGCCACGGCCGGCTCACCCGTCAAGGCGCCCGTGCTCCACCGGTACTTGATCGTGTCCGAACGGGCGGGGGCACGATAGCGCTTCAACCGGTTTGAAGGCTGACTCTGCTGGACAGCGTCACTTCCCCTGTTTTGTGCCCCGGCCGGATGCGTGCAGACGGCCAGCAACACCAGCAAGGCGGCGCCGCGGAGTACGACTTTCCAGGTGTACATGGTTCCTGGGGGCTGCGGGAGATGTGGTTTGCAAGGAGTGTACAGAACGGCCTGCGTTCGGGACTGGCGGCGGCGTGCGGTGCGTTGCTGGCATCCCACGGCCGCGACCCACACATTGTGAGCGCGCGCGGTACGGTGATCCTGCCCCACCGGTCCCGCGAGCCGGCGCTCTCCTCCGAACGGTATAGATGGACAGATCCGTCGAACTTCCCCTCTGGGCCGCCATCCTCCTGGGAGTCCTCGCCGCCTGGGCGGCGCTGGACAGGCTGATGGTGCCCAGCGTCCGCTGGCTGGTGCGGCAGCGGACGAACCGGGTGATCGAGGAGCTGAACACGCGGCTCCCGTTCGAGATCCCGCCCTTCAAGCTCACCAAGCGCCAGGTGCTGATCGACCGGCTGGTGTACGACGCGCGCGTGGTGGAGGCGGCGGAGGCCCACGCCCGCGAGCACCGCATGCCGCGCGAGGTCGTGATGGCAAAGGTGGAGCGGTACGCGCGCGAGATCGTGCCGTCCTTCAACGCGTACCTGTACTTCCGCGTGGGGTACTGGATGGCGCGGCGCATCGCGCGCTTCCTCTACCGGGTGCGGCTGGGGTGGAGCGACGAGGAGGGGCTGGCCGGCATCCCCCGCGGCAGCACGGTGGTGTTCGTGATGAACCACCGCAGCAACATGGACTACGTGCTCGTCGGCTACCTCGCCTCCGACCGGGCGGCGCTGTCGTACGCGGTGGGGGAGTGGGCGCGCATCTGGCCGCTCCACATGCTGATCCGCTCCATGGGCGCCTACTTCGTGCGCCGCGGCTCGGGGAACGCGCTGTACCGGCGCGTGCTGGAGCGGTACGTCTTCATGGCGACGCAGGCCGGCGTCACCCAGGCCGTGTACCCGGAGGGCGGCCTGAGCCGTGACGGCGCCCTGCGCCCGCCCAAGCTGGGGCTGCTGGACTACATCCTGCGCGCCTTCGATCCGCACGGCGAGCGCGACCTGGTGTTCGTGCCGGTGGGCCTCAACTACGACCGCGTGCTGGAGGACCGCACCCTCCTCGCCGACACGCTCCCCGAGCGGCCGCGGGCGGGGCGCTGGGACGCGGCGCGCAACTCGCTGGCCTTCGTGTGGCGCAACCTGTGGCTGATGGCCCGCAACCGCTGGCACCGCTTCGGCTACGCCTGCGCCTGCTTCGGCACGCCCGTCTCCATGCGGGCGCACTGCGCGGCGCGCGGCATCGACCCGCGCGCCCTGCACGGCGACGAGAGGCACGCCGTGGTAGAGGAGCTCGGCGCCGAGCTGATGCGCGCAGTCGGCGCCGCCATCCCCGTGCTCCCCGTATCGATGGCGGCCACCGTCTTCCTGCGCAACGTGGGGCCGCTGAGCGAGCTGGAGCTCAAGGCCGGCGTGCACGCGCTGGCGCAGAGCGCGGAGGCGGCGGGTGCGCGCGTCTACGTCCCGCGCCGCGACCTGGACTACGCCGTCACCGTGGGGCTGCGCATGCTCACCCTTCGCCACCTGGTGACCGAGGACGCGGACGGCCTGTTCCGCCCCGCGCCCGGCGAGGAGGCGGTGCTGCGCTACTATGCCAACTCCATCGCCCACCTCCTCCCGCCCGACGTGCCGGCTCCCGCGACGGCGGTCGCGGTGGGGGCCTGAACGTCACGGGGGCCGGAGGTTGGAGGCGCGCGAGAGAACCGGGTGTAGGGGGAGTTCTCCGTGACGTGGAAAGGAGTGCGCATTTTTCTTCAAGACCGGTGGAAGGAGGAGTGACAAATTGCACGCCGGTTCTTGCGCGCCCCCTCCTTCCGCCAATGCCGATGACCGACGCCGCCCCCCGCACCGCCCTGCCCTCCTCGGATGGCGACGGCCGCGCCGCGCCTTACGTGTCGCGTGCCCGCGCTTACCTGGATCAGCACTGGATCCGCAACGTTCCGCTGGACGAGCTCGCCGGCGTCGCCGGGGTGAGCAAGTTCCACCTCGCGCGCCGCTTCACCGAGGCCGTGGGGATTCCGCCGCACACGTACCAGAACCGGGTGCGCGTCGACCGCGCCATGGAGATGCTGCGCGACGGGACCTCGGTTCAGGACGCCGCCGTGCGCACCGGCTTTTCGGACGCCAGCCACCTATGCCGCCACTTCAAGCGTTTCACCGGCACCACACCGGGACGCTACGCGCGCGAACGGCCGGGGCTGCTGGCGGCCGCGGTGTGAGCAGGGGCACCGCCGGCACCCGCTGAGAGGGTAGCAGCGGCGAAGCGCCTGCGTATAATGATCTTGCTCCGTTCTGAGAAGGGCGAGATGCAGCGCCAGGACGGGTGCGGGAGGGGTGCGGCCACCGGCCATGACGCTCTCGCGCCTTTGTGCATCCAGCACCCGGAGTAAACGTCAGTTTCACGCCATACAATTGGCCGCCAATTTGCGGGCCGCTCGGGTATGGGGGCGCTCCATAGGCGTCGGAACGGTCTACTCTGCAGAGGTGCGCGGTGGCGAGCAAGGTGCTGGAAGAACAGGTGCGGGTGTGGCGCCCCGCGGTTCTCCCGGGAGTGGAAGTCATGCGCGTGGACGGCAGCCATCGTCTGTGGCGCTGGTACCACGAAGTGTATGCCCTGACTACCGTTTACCGCGGAACGGGTGAGTACCGCTACCGGCAGGAGACGCACCCCGTGCGCCCCGGCGACACGCTGATGATGGAGCCTGGCGAGGTCCACGCCGATCGCCGGGTGGACGGGCCGGCCTCCTTCCGCGTGCTGTTCGTGGCCCCTGAGGTGCTCGCGCGCTACCGCGGCGGGAGCGCGGAACCGGTGCATCTGCGCCCCGCCTGTACCTCCGATGCCACACTTTTCCGCGCCATTACCGCCCTCCACGCGGCGCTGGACCGCGATGCGTCGGCGCTGGAGGCGCAGTGCCGGCTGGCGCTGGTGCTGGACGAGGTGCTGCGCCGCTTCGTGGAGCCCGCCCCCCGTGCCGTCCCCGCCGAACCCAGCTCCGCCGCCCTCCTCCGCGCGCGCGACCTGCTGCACGAATCGCCCGGGCGCGCGGTGTCGCTGGACGACCTGGCGGCGGCGGCGGGGCTGAGCAAGTTCCACCTGCTGCGCGCCTTCGCCAAGCGCTTCGGTGTACCGCCGCACACCTACCACACGCAGTTGCGCATCGCCACGGCGCGCTCCCTTCTGGCCAACGGCGTCTCCATCAGCCGCGCCGCACTGGAAGCCGGCTTCGCGGACCAGAGCCACCTGACGCGCTACTTCGCCCGCAACGTGGGCGTGACGCCCGGCGCGTACGTGCGCAACACCCGCGGCGCGCCCGAGTGGACCGACTCCGGCGACGCCTGGTCCGAGCACGACACCGAGCTCGCGACCGTCTGACCTGAACCGCAGTCCCAATACAACGGAGGCCCGGGGGAGAACATCTCCCCGGGCCTCCGCTTCGTTTGCCTCACGCGTAGACGCGTAGAAAGGCAACTGCTTGGCTCACACAGAGCCACAGAGAGAAAAGCAAAAAGAGTTTTCTCCGTGGCTTGCGGTTCCCTCTGTGGCCTCTGCGTGAGGCTTTTTTCTGTTGTTCCTCCCGCGTCTCCGCGTCTCCACGTGAGCCCTGCTGCTCCTATTTTCGGCCGGAGAGATCCACTCGCGGACGGGCGGCGTAACTATCTGGAAGGGAATGATGCACGGCGCTCAACCCGGCCGTCGCTCTCCCGTCTGGAAGGCAACGCAGGACCCGGCACCGGAGCGCTTGGCTCCGCCGGAATCAACAACCAGCAGGGAGGGACCCCCATGAGGATGTCGTTCTCGGCCCGACGCGGAGCCGCGGCGGTGCTGCTCGCAGCAGCGTCCGTGGCCACGGTGGCCGGAGTAAGGCAGGTGGTGGGATCAGACCACCAGGACACACCCGAAGTTGAGCTCAGCCCGCGGCTGGACATCAACGACGTGTACGTGTTCCCCGGCAGCACCACGGACCGCGTGGCCCTGGTGATGACCACGCAGTCGCCCATCACGCCGGCCAACACGGCCGCCGCGCGCTTCGACCCGAACGCGCTGTACCAGATCAAGATCGACAACACCGGCGACGCCATCGAGGACCTGGTCATCCAGTTCCAGTTCGACGACGCGGCCACCGGCGGCGGGCAGCAGGTGGGGATGTTCGGGCCCATCGTTCCGACGACGCGCGGGATGCTGAACCGGGTTGCCAAGAGCACGCCCGACCTCGTGGGCGCCATGGGCGGCACCCTCACCACCGGCACGGGAACGGCGCAGGTACAGCTCTTCACGGGGCCGCGCGACGATCCGTTCTACATCGACCTCGAGCAGTTCTTTCGCATCCTTCCGGACCGCCGCCCGTCGCGCGGGCCGGCGTCGATGATCACCAAGTCCGCCAACGCATTCCGTCCGGCCAGCGTGTCCAACCCGGGCCCGTTCGACGCGACCCGCGGCCCCGCGGTGGACTTCCTGGCGCCCTTCAACTCGATGGCCATCGTGGTGGAGCTGCCGGAGTCGGCGCTGCGCAGCGCCACGGGTGGCAACAACATCGGCGTGTGGGCGACCGTCAGCCGCTGATCCTACGACGAAACGGATAAAGGAGATCGAGAGATGAAGATGCGCTTCGCAGCCATTGCCGTGCTCGCCGTAGCCGCCCTCGTGGGGGCATGCGACGACGAAGACACGCGCACCATTACCGACGTGGTCACCGTGACCGTCCGCGACACGATCCGGATCGGCAACACCACCACGACGTTCGACCAGATCGAGTACCTCGCCAACCCGCTGGTGAGCGAGGTGTTCGTGGAGAAGCGGGAGCACCCGCACTACAACAACATCATACCGTCCGAGAGCCGCG
The DNA window shown above is from Longimicrobium sp. and carries:
- a CDS encoding NHL repeat-containing protein; the encoded protein is MRSLSIARVLFAAAIAIAAGSPAAAQVERVGTPITGRPPMRVIPVAPTPRPDVPLLIGLYSGHAIRIDNMAGAAVQELANDFRRGPETTAPRLGLGPQGRLVALIPGGIPQNRVLLPTPGWQVIDGRLNQTTDFDLDASGLVMYGVSSSTKQIFRYDMASRDLRLVGGPGTGPGQLAYPEHTAIDPMGRIYVADGSRIVRMNDITGNGWTAFGSHGGGRGQFNSITGLAVDSKGRIYASDYFNNRIVKIDDITGAGWAEYRTGISHPRGVATDMFDRLYVALPRSDRVLRMDDITGAGLKLFDLTRVPGFTRPTHGGPASIVPLRPGRRDDIPR
- a CDS encoding cyclic nucleotide-binding domain-containing protein, which codes for MTHDASTLPDPIRSDALWSALAPDVARALAAAASTVALGEGEALFGPGQPTQALYFVLDGRLRAADRAPGAPEVTVRTFEAGEALDEMQVLAGTGGPLALVADSPVRLACVEGHDADRLVAEFPEIREARDRVRHRQLLCRLHGVFGAFDRALLDDVEATAGWLHRARGELLFEQGTHAGELYFVLSGRVRIVAFGVDDLPRVLGEAGPGESIGEAAFFGSDRRPERVEAVRDSVLVGFTPAEFDALSTRRPGLLRAVAFRLAERLHRPPASGPPRVSAVAILPATPGAPVREFVERLARALAPHGSVLRLDAAEVEARMAEPGIAQAWESDEVAHLLAWLEGQETANRFVLYEADERPTAWTRRCLRRADRVLLVADARADPKLGDLERSLAAADDGRLPAPRTLILVHPDGSTAPSKTRDWLADRGVDGHQHLRWDRDGDFGRVARLLAGRTVGVVLGGGGARGLAHVGMLRAMDEAGIPIDLIGGTSMGALVAAQYAQGFDAARIVETKRHVYLKMAPQKGWTLPVLSLVGTRLPEITGKQVHGDLEVEDLWTPFFCVSSDLTAAEMVVHREGLVRRVVLASSSLPAFAVPVLHGNHLLVDGGLVNNVPVDVARQLGCGTVFAAEVSIESDEGFTCERVPSVWEVLRARFMGGARVRFPSLLEVAMRATVLQATYRQRVTLLDADFAFRPPIERFGMMDFPRLDEIVEAGYEHARQAIAGWREAGRLDALLGPRAAPSPTLPSPTP
- a CDS encoding class I SAM-dependent methyltransferase yields the protein MIATAIPTLRQAERRIAATGAPAFAIRMMDGSLRSFGNGAPVFTLVIRDKRAAAALASMDKLAVADAYVDGSLDVEGDFERAFEIRASLSDRHPLRYAWRFLRPLMFGRTKADAAFIAEHYDTDSEFFLSFLDTRHRCYSQGVFEHDDEPLEDAITRKIEFALESVGARPGDRVLDIGGGWGAMTEHAGRLGIHVTSLTISRVSEEFIRALIDREGLPCRVVREHLMEHTPDEPYDAIVNLGVTEHLPDYPATLKKYQTLLKPGGRIYLDASATRRKHSHSTFLERRVYPGDGTLMCLHEYLAEVAATPFQLISVHDDRHSYELTCRAWARKLDRARDEIERRFGTRLYRVFRIYLWGCADAFRRDLTQAYRVVMQLPA
- a CDS encoding 1-acyl-sn-glycerol-3-phosphate acyltransferase; the encoded protein is MDRSVELPLWAAILLGVLAAWAALDRLMVPSVRWLVRQRTNRVIEELNTRLPFEIPPFKLTKRQVLIDRLVYDARVVEAAEAHAREHRMPREVVMAKVERYAREIVPSFNAYLYFRVGYWMARRIARFLYRVRLGWSDEEGLAGIPRGSTVVFVMNHRSNMDYVLVGYLASDRAALSYAVGEWARIWPLHMLIRSMGAYFVRRGSGNALYRRVLERYVFMATQAGVTQAVYPEGGLSRDGALRPPKLGLLDYILRAFDPHGERDLVFVPVGLNYDRVLEDRTLLADTLPERPRAGRWDAARNSLAFVWRNLWLMARNRWHRFGYACACFGTPVSMRAHCAARGIDPRALHGDERHAVVEELGAELMRAVGAAIPVLPVSMAATVFLRNVGPLSELELKAGVHALAQSAEAAGARVYVPRRDLDYAVTVGLRMLTLRHLVTEDADGLFRPAPGEEAVLRYYANSIAHLLPPDVPAPATAVAVGA
- a CDS encoding AraC family transcriptional regulator, translated to MTDAAPRTALPSSDGDGRAAPYVSRARAYLDQHWIRNVPLDELAGVAGVSKFHLARRFTEAVGIPPHTYQNRVRVDRAMEMLRDGTSVQDAAVRTGFSDASHLCRHFKRFTGTTPGRYARERPGLLAAAV
- a CDS encoding AraC family transcriptional regulator, with the translated sequence MASKVLEEQVRVWRPAVLPGVEVMRVDGSHRLWRWYHEVYALTTVYRGTGEYRYRQETHPVRPGDTLMMEPGEVHADRRVDGPASFRVLFVAPEVLARYRGGSAEPVHLRPACTSDATLFRAITALHAALDRDASALEAQCRLALVLDEVLRRFVEPAPRAVPAEPSSAALLRARDLLHESPGRAVSLDDLAAAAGLSKFHLLRAFAKRFGVPPHTYHTQLRIATARSLLANGVSISRAALEAGFADQSHLTRYFARNVGVTPGAYVRNTRGAPEWTDSGDAWSEHDTELATV